One region of Kazachstania africana CBS 2517 chromosome 3, complete genome genomic DNA includes:
- the DCV1 gene encoding Dcv1p (similar to Saccharomyces cerevisiae YFR012W and YOL019W; ancestral locus Anc_1.371), which produces MLPTFHQYIKRRIALAMGLQGITIFILFLCTLTTPVLKNSGLAEYNGTVYGVYGYSKLQKDYEPSSVVSMFAPVYKSESSGWLISSFSREYLSNLMVLFPILTVYSLLIFLTSFITLLVALYHSQSLNGLRKIIFINTLCFTFAFLLSVMTCIEIFLLFMPHVTIFSWLTLVLPLVWYVNKLQLSKSIIFLDEMETAFNNIHK; this is translated from the coding sequence ATGCTACCAACATTTCATCAGTACATAAAAAGACGTATTGCGCTTGCAATGGGATTGCAAGGCATAACAATATTCATACTTTTTCTGTGCACCTTAACTACGCCagttttgaagaattcagGATTAGCTGAATATAATGGCACCGTATATGGAGTGTATGGTTATTCTAAGTTACAAAAAGACTATGAACCTTCATCTGTTGTCAGTATGTTTGCCCCTGTCTACAAATCAGAGTCATCTGGGTGGTTAATCTCATCGTTCTCTAGAGAATATTTATCCAATTTAATGGTACTCTTTCCTATTTTAACGGTCTATAGCCttcttatatttttaaCAAGTTTCATTACTTTATTAGTGGCATTGTATCACTCCCAGTCCCTTAATGgattgagaaaaataatttttatcaatacCCTATGCTTCACTTTTGCCTTTCTACTGTCAGTGATGACATGCATTGAGATATTTTTACTGTTTATGCCACACGTTACTATCTTCTCGTGGTTGACATTGGTGTTGCCATTGGTTTGGTATGTAAATAAACTTCAATTAAGCAAATCAATCATATTTCTGGACGAAATGGAGACAGCATTCAATAACATACACAAATGA